The Gossypium hirsutum isolate 1008001.06 chromosome A03, Gossypium_hirsutum_v2.1, whole genome shotgun sequence genome contains the following window.
aatataatattaagaaatataataataacaaaaaaaagagagggagagagtgggtgatttccggccacaaggccggccacCGTCCGGTCACCGGACCGCCGCCGGCCACCGTCGGTGCCACCGTACATGGCAGCCGGacctaaaaaaaactttttcgataaaaatgagaaagcttcctccttttatttttactttcgtataaaaaaaacaaaataaaactgaaaggaaaacaataagcaaacaaagaacttaaaatgagaatagacaaagaaacctcttttgctttgatctttgattaatctccaaaaaaaaaaaactagcctctccaaaaactagcctttacaataactcttctccttgattactctaaaaaaatctctcaaaaatcctttacaataactttctcccccaaaacttcttcttcccctaaatacaaaatatgagaaggcttatatagccatttacaaaatattttttattgtttatgtcttcatttgtaggtacaagtggtggtggagcaagcgTGGTTAGTAGAGTAGgtagtggagcaagtgtggctagtggagttggtggcggcaaaggctaggatttagttgagaaaagtttaggttgtgagctagggtttttttattttgatttgggctttgggccattggggttttgatgtaaattgggctttgggtagttaagattttgggttttaggtttaattttgatgggttaggtaaggttaaattaggttttgatgtaaatgggttaaaattggcctacaacatacattatttgtaattgtatttgtatacttaaaaaaaaaaagttagtattaCTCATCTCCAAACATcaaatttaatcacacaaattataatagaatagatatattataaaaataaattaggatattttcatttttttaaataactacCCTTAAAATCGACTTACTTAAAACTTTACtctatttttactaatttcataCTTAATTTATTAGACGGTATCTAGGGATTAATACGGAAAACTATTACTTAACGAGctcaatttatgaaaaaaattcttttaattttaatacatatattattaaaacaataataataaaagtgaatatatttgattatttactaGTTAATTTATAAATAACTAGAAAACATAagtatttgtttaaaaattactttatgtttttaaaatttatcatctaaaaaatattagtattccttgaaaaacaattttttgctattactcactttaaaatttgaataagatatcataaaattttaaaattagaaatatatacgTATTGTAGCCATTGGTGTCAAATTGAACTTGCTTGAACCAATCATCTTTTCTTCGGTTGCTTTCTGGTTTGGACTTATTTTTTACACTCGTGGAGTTTGAATTGCTGCTCAATGAAtttctcttttcttgtaattttactaGTCCCCAGTTTATATTCCTGGTATAGTATAAGTGTGATGTTTTTGTTTTCTCAACCTTTCAAATTTACGattgcatatatttttttatgattaaattatatagataatGGATTtatcgtatttttttaaaaaatttaccattcAGGATGGTTATCGGGTTTTGAGGTTGCAGTGTCATTTTCCCAAGTACGATCCGGACGAGCGGATCATGCCATACTTACGGTTGGCCGGATTTAGGGACGTCGCATTGATCCGGAGGTTTGACTTGAGGCCGAACTTACTATCCGCCTTGGTTGAGCGGTGGTGTATGGAGACCCACACCTTCATTATGCCGTgcggagagtgcactatcacattAGAAGACGTCGCTACGCAACTTAGGTTACGAGTTGACGGTGCTGTGGTCACGGAACGAAGCAAAGTGTTGGAACCTTCTGTAGTATGCCACAGACTGCTTGGACGGTCCCCTAGTGATGGGGAACAAAATTTCACATGCTTGACATTGACATGGTTGAGAGCAAATTTTAAGCAGTTATGGAGCACTGCCACTGAGCAGGAGGTGATGTATGCTGCTCGTGCCTATATTATACAGCTGATTGGGGGGGTACTTATGCTGAACAACACGTCTAATAAAGTCCACTTAAAGTACTTGCCTCTATCGGAGGATTTTTCTCGTGCCGGTAGTTACAGCTGGGGATCTGCAGTGTTGGCTGCATTATACCATGAGCTTTGTCGAGCAACAAAACATGAGGTTAGAAATATGGCTGGTTGTCTGGGTCTACTGCAGTCTTGGGCTCTATACAGGATGCCGTTTCTAGCTGCTGTTAGGCACCAACCATATTCGTGGCCACTTATAAAtaggtaaaaacaaaattatgcTTAACATTTAACGACTCATAAGTGTGgataatatttttcaaagtttaacTGCCAACGTGTTTGTTTCGAGTCTATTTCACCTAGAGCAACCACCGACATCatttgatatgtttggtaataaTATGTACTCCACCCCGCCTCAGGCCACGATCGACCTAGTTGCCAATCCATCAGATGTGTACAATACACCTGAACGTCCACCTTGTCAACGAAGGCCCGTAAACCGTTATACCCCGAGCGATGATACCACTCCTGGTTCTTTCCAattttaagttatgtaaatttcAAGTATTAATGTCATGTTTGTTGTATTGGTTTAAGGTTTCACAACTTATACAttagtctttttttatttaatttattataatatcttttaaagtattaaaagttgcaactattaattttaaatataattttaacactaaataatacaaaatttatttctaaaaGATCATAAAATAGACAGACCTCAGGtacaacatttaatttatttcagaTCGTGAAGATTGGCCAGTGTAGACGTTTCCATGGGGACATTTACTCCAATTGTGGCCAACTATTCTACATATGGTGCAACGCTTTGGATCGACTTGTTCTCTTATATCCATGTCATTTCGAATCCTCATTGTTGTCGGTCTACCTTTGACTCTCCTACGTAGTGACCGATTTGGCAACATCTCAAATGCAGGCGGTTGCAATTCCTATGTCGATATATCTCTTAATACGGGGAACTCGTTACCCCAAATATGCAACGTAGGTTCAAGTGTGTACACATCGTCAATATATTGTTCGACATTCAAACTATCGTAGCACAAGCTGCAACCACATGCGCACATGGGTACCATAGTGTTTGGAACATCCCACACTCACACCGCCTGTTTCAgagatcaactccataggaccGTGGCGGGATCCTTGACCGACGACTGATATACTCTGTCACTCGAAAAGTTTCCAATTTTCGAGAATATAGTTCTACATTCATCAACCTAGCCCTTTGAGTGTTATCTTTCATGGCATCTCTGATTTTTTCGACGTACACGTGTACTGCCTCTAATTATTTTGCTTGTTTCAACCCCATTTTTGGCATTAAAGTTGCTAACCTGTAAAATGTGGCTAAAAAAACAACTGAAATTGGCAAGTGACGCGTACGCCTTAAGACGGAGTTAACGGCCTCAACAAGGTTAGTTGTCATATGACCATAACGGTACCCCTTGTCAAAACACTGAGGccattgccacggctccatgCTACCCAACCACTGTCTGAGAGAAGGTTTGGACCCCGCCATATCAGTCTCTAACCTCGCCAACTTATGTCTGAATCGGTGTGCTTCCAGCTCGTATCCTATGTATGTATTTCGATAAAATGCGTTAAAATtaggaaatgaacttgaaataattacaaatacgaatttaaatatgatatttttacccATGTTCACAATTCGTTTGCGCCAGTCTCTGTTCTTATACTCATTGTGGAAGTTGACAGCGATGTGATGAATACAATAGACAGACCTCCACGGAACCTCTGATTGTTAAATTGCAGCAACAAGACCCTTCGATCTGTCGGATATAATGCAAATGTTGTCTTGCTTGACAACATGTATGCGTAAGTTTCGAATGAAATATGCCCATGATTCAGAGTTCTCAGACTCTACGATGGCAAAAGTGATTGGTAGTACATTTCCATTACCGTCTTGTGCAACCGCAATCAAAAGTATCTGCGTGTATTTTCCATAAAGCCATGTTCCATCAACTTGCACTAGTGGTTTGCAGTAGGAGAAGGCCTTAACACATGGATCGAAAGTCCAGAACAGTCGATGAAAAACTCTTTTTCGAAGTTTCAATTATCCATTAGGGCCTCTATAAGGCAACGTTTGCAAGTCCACGACAGTTCCTGGGACGTACTCCACCATTGCTGAATTCCAACTCTGAAGCTCATTATATGACTCATCCTAGTCGCCGTACAATTGTTGCATGGCCATTTGTTTCGCCCACCACGCTTTCCTGTATGACACTCTGTACTGAAATCGAGCTTGCATGTCTGCAATCAATGTCGACACAGGAATGATTGGGTTATCTTTCACTAGTGGCATGATACAGTTGCAAATACTTTTGGCATCCAATTTTCGGTGGTCTTGAGACATACGTGCGACAGTACATGTGTGACGCCCTTCTAATTTTCGTATTTGCCACTGTTGAGTCCTCTGTATAAATGCAGCACGAACTCGCCAACCACACCCATCGTCGGCTCTCCAACATTCCCCAACATATAATGTCGGTGTAGATTTGGCAACCTTGTAATCAATCGACAACTTCATGCTGTATTGTTTGATGGCAAATACACAATCCGCCTTGTTCTCAAACTGTTGGCCAACGAACAACTCCTCCAACTGTGAATTTGATGCCAATCTATGAGCAGGTACTATATCGGGGTACTCAGGGAACTCGGATGCATGCGCTACATCTGGATCTACGTTCAACATGTCGCCCCCAGGTTCATTTCGTAAAATGATGCCACGACTCGGATTTCTGAATGAAGGGCCGTGAACATCTTCAACCTCCTCCGGGCCTTCATCATCGATATCGTCCGGAACCTCATCAACATCGAggtcactaaaatcttcaacATCTTGATCAGAATCTTCACCAGTATTGGTCATTTCTCTGACATTTGCCTCTGTGCTTATTATCACCTTGGGATGTATTTGTGGACGGGGACCGATGGTAGGGTTGTTGTATGAACTTCCACTATAATTAGGAATTTCAGGTATCTGTGATGTTCCACCGCATTCTAATTGGTCTGTCCATCTAACATTAAGATCAAAGTCAAATTCGCGATGTTGACTTATTGGACTAACATTCTCAACAGGCTCTAAGTctgctaactcagcaaataattCAACTGGTTGGGGATTCTCACTCCCAGTCGACCACCATATTTCCATCATAGTGCCCAAGTCATCATCATCTAATAGCTGCATCGCACAAAATTTGAACAGATCTGTAGAGATtggaaacttgtaaaataatttggACATCGCTATTCCACAACAGATAGCTATTTTCGCACTgatcttccttttcatttctgCTAGCTTCACATTTTTTTTGAATCGCAAACCTACTCTTTGCCGACCTTGAAATACACAGCCAATATCACCTTctaaaatttcaccataaaaaacaACATACACCAAAAACACCTCAttattcatttttaacatatttttcaaCTTTCATACTGAACACAACTACACCTACTCTATATATAGAAGAGAACCAAGAGGTGGAGACATAAAGAATGGCTCCACCAAAATATTGTGATTTTTTAGAGTATAGGGGCCATATAGCAAATTTACCATTTCCTGGTGGAGCcaaataattttaccatttttagagtatggttaatatttaaaaaataatatttaaaatttaaaaaattaatttaaaaaatatacatttaaaatttataaaaaataatttcaaaaatatatatctaaaattttaaaaaataatctaataataatatttaaatttttaaaaaatatatattatagaacatttcaaatatacattacaaatttttcaaaattaataaaaaattaaataaaaaaaagaaaaaaatataaaacttcaaataaaataagtaaaaataaaaaaaatcttaatttaaaaaattgtatgtaaaattaataaaatattaaacatacatttcaaatattataaaactaataatttcaaaactaatttgaaaaatatacatttaaaatttataaaaaataatttcacaaatatatatctaaagttaaaaaaataattttaaaaataataattaaaattttaaaaaaatattgtaaaacattttaaatatacattacaaattttttaaaattaataatataaattaaatacacaaaataaaataagaaaataatataaaacctaaaaaataaaaaaaattaagaaaaagacaaaatttaataaaaaagtaaaaaaatttaaaaaaaagggtggCAGAAACTGGTGGCGCCATTTGAAATGGCTCCAccagaaaattgaaaaattgttTTAAGGTCtcccaaacttttcaaaaattaaaaaaaagttaaaaaatgtaaaaagaaattaaagaatttgtatttacaaattttaaaatttaaatgattttatattattaaaaatatggttaatatttaaaaattaatatttaaaattttaaaaaattaatttgaaaaatacatttttaaaatatataaaaattaatttcacaaatatatatctaaagttaaaaaaatatttttaaaaataataattaaaattttaaaaaagtattataaaacattttaaatatacattacaaattttttaatgttaataataaaaaataaaacaaaataaacaaaatgaaataagaaaaaaaatttaaaaaaaataaaaagatacaaTTTATTaaggaacaaaataaaaaagtaaaataaaagaaatatgaaaataaaagaaaaaaaacaaaagaaatatgaaaataaaagaaaaagaaaacaaaaatgtgTCAGAAGGTAGAAAAGTAGTGGCGCCGTTTAGAATGGCTCCACtcgaaaatggtaaatttttttttaagtcccTGTTTTTCCAGAACTTTAAATATTTCCCTGGTATTTTATACTGGTGGCGCCATTCAACATGGCtccacaaaaaaataattttttaacaccCCTTGCTGACGTGGCACTGTGGTGGCGCCATATCATATGGCTTCACCACTTTTTACTGTAGAAAACAggttatttttgtatttaattaaaaaaatagattattttgataattaatttatttttttggattagtttaataaaaaagcCAGTTTTACGCCTATGATCAAGGAACAACGGTTTCTCAGTTCATCAGTTACTTCAACACCCAAAGCTCTAACTGTAATGGTGGTAAGGTTTTAGCCAGCTTTATAAGCGACGGCAGCGGTGGCTTGACACCGGAAAACGGCTTCTTTACTGCCTGCAGTAGGCTGAAGAGTGAGAACAAACTCCATGGGATATTTGTTTGGTCAGCAGATGACTCTAAGAGAAATGGTTTCCGCTATGAAAAGCAATCACAAGCTCTACTCGCAATTTCTCACTAGTATTTCTCTGTTATCTAACGCACTTTATATGAGTTAAACATTCACATTAGGGGGTGTATTATATGTGTATTAGCTTTCtgttgtataattatatataggaTGTTTGTTGTGTGCCCCTCTTTTGCCTTCTATCGGTAACTCGAGCTTAATCTAATTGATTCATATAATCACCCTAAAATTAAGAGGCGACATCCGGCATGTCTTGAGTTCAAATCCCAGTATTTATAACCTCTACCCATACTAGTGCTGCAGCCTTCTTTGTATTAAAAAGGAATGTTTGATGTATATTAATGAAGCTGAATGTGAATGTCAATATTGTGATATACACAATGGTGGAGAAAAAGACTGTCAACTACATTTTAAGCCATAAAGCTGTAGAGCTACTTAAGCTTGCATGACCATATATTATCCCATACCGTAAATATTGTATtacatagtttatatattctaggCTTGTAATCCCTCGATTATATTATATAATCCAGCTGTTTGTGGTACATAGTTTGATTTGGACATTTCTGCACTTCTTCTAgtcattataattatataattatataagctactgataaaaaatcaataaattttaatattaacccATATATATTGTAGTTTATAGTTTCAGCTGGCCCCTTTCAATCTTGACAGTTACAACTGGAAAAGAAGACAATCTATCTGCTTTCTTGTTGTTTATATAAAATCCATGAGCTGAAACCATTCCCATTTCTCCAAACTCACATCCAAGAACCCTTTCGCTGCTTTCTTCTCCCTCTGAAATCTGGACGTGATAATATTACGATGGGTATTTCTTGGACACGGCTCAAATCATTTCTGAAAGTACTTGTTTCTTGGATTCCAATGGCCACAAACCCCGTCAAATATCGATTGAATACTCGAATTGACTACACCAGTTGGAATAAGTAAACGATTGTTCATAGATCACAGTTGCACTAAGTGGGGTGCATTGTATCTGCCATTTTTACAGAACCACAAGCGAATCAATGCTTTGATAATGATTGTAAAGTGGGCTATGTAATGCGGCACTGTCTTATCTTTTAgatttgtcttttttatttgagttagtgatacaatttaattagatattaatttaagttttatttggATGGATGATGTTTTTTTCATGGGATTAAAAATAACAATGACAGTGACAATGATTATGACTGAGATTGAAATGTGTTTAGATTCAAACTTATAATGATGAGGAgagaataaaaaatgataaatgaaaatattaaattaaattatatataataaacaattgtatttcatattaaataataattttaattaattatatttgtacCTTTTTATCATTCAATATCTACTTAATTACGATTAagtcaaatttatttaataatatttattaaattaatataaaaatccaaatgtatgtatatacacaGTCAAAGTGCAAGTCTTCTATTGCATCAAAAGCCAAAACAACATTCAATGAAAATTAAACTATAGTCCCCAAACCTTCAGTAATACACGAAGAGCCATATAGGTCAAATTGGAAAAACCCAACTCATCCCAGAACCTTTTTCTTATATGGTGCTATCTGTTAGGGGTGTGTAAAAttcagaaaaaattaaaaaaattcggttaaccgatcgaatttggttaatcggtcggttaatcgaattaattCAGTCGGGAgtcagttaataattttttgagtttttggttaacagttaattcggttcgaaaccggtcggttaaccgaattttttcgatttaaccgaaaaaattaataaataaaattataatatataaataggcccacaATTCACccaaacccaatccaacataaGCTCAAGTACCcaactcaattacccaacccaatcataaaaattataaataatttaataaataaaaacaaaattctaAAACTTAAACCACACAAATCCCACATTCCCAGTGAAGTTTGattattttttcttataaaaattttggaaaaaaaattatacatttaaaaaaataagtaatatatatgtTTTCGTTATACATGGTGATTGAGAAATGGTAATTGCAAGCTTTCAAGTTTTACATTAATTGGTAGTGAAATTATCGCTTGATTGCtaaattatgtagtgattcaatactttaatttggttaattcagttaattttatacttattttaactaaaaataaaaaaatatatataattttcggttaattcgattaaccaattgaattaacagaaaaaatttcgattcggttaatttttttgaaaaaatttcggtttgGTTAAAGGTTAAAAGTTTTGAAgattcggttaattcagttaatgatATTTCGGGTCAATTAACCGACTGAACACTCCTACTATCAGCTCGAGTGAAAACTCTAAGCACCAGTATAGTGAAGAGCTTTTCCCTAGACAAACGCAACCTCATCCAAAAGGATGACTGGTGAGATTACTCACCACACCAAGGTAAACAGTAAGGCTTTTCAGTGGGCAAACGCAACCTCATCCAAAGGGATGACTGATGAGATTACACCAAAACCAAGATAAAACTCACCACACGAAGGTAAATAGGCATCCTATTCCCACGTGAGTGCATGTTTTGGATGGGCGGTACGTTTATCTTCGGCgatgttaaaaataattataacgaTAAGATTAGTTATTGTAGCGATAAGATTGAATACTGTAGCAGTAAGATTAGAAATGGCAATAGAGTATGTGTTTAGATTTAAACTCAACTATAGCAAAAAGTGAGGAAGTAAAATGACCATTAAAGGCATTACATTAAAACTTATCTAAtagaagttttaaaatattttatttttataaaattattaaaaatatgtgaaattgtgatttatttaataaaataatatgtatgacaatatttttataaatattttaattaaatgttttataataaatatttattttattaaatgataatttttttaattatttttaatagcaATGCTAAATATTTAGAGAATAAAAAAAGTatagatattaaataataattttaattatatttatgctAAAAATATAGTAATAGAGTTAAAAAGTGAAAGGGGTAAAATGGAGATTATCCCTTCATTTGGACCTACGTTTACTCCATTGAAGCTTAAAGCTCCGGTAGAAAATCTCCATCATTGTGTTGGTAAAAAATTTCACTACACTGGACTTAGCAATCCAAAGGGATTCCAGTAGTGCAATTGAGCTAAAAAGTGACTCTAAATGGGTTGCACCGGAGGTAAAAGTGCATCCAAAGGCTTTAGTTTGGATGAGCGGTACGTTTATTTTCGGTGAGGTTAAAAAAAGTGGTAGTGGTAAGATTAGTTACTATAGGAATGAGATTGGATACGgtagcagtgagattagaaacaaaaAGTGTGttatgtgtttggattcaaacgcagttGTAGCAGTAAGGTGATAATAGAAAATAACTATTAAAGATGTTAAATTAGgaatgatatataatagaataaaaaattataaaatttatattcatattaaggaattattaaaaattatatttatattgattaataaaatatagtaatattaaattatgagtacaataatgtttatattaaaataataaggtaaaatttgttataaaataaagagagatggggagaataaaaaacaaataaaatatggaagcaatagagaatgtactttattaatcaaaagcggtgattacaatgcttcatcaaagTTTCTATTTATtgacataagaagtataaaagaagtagagatctaattctaataactattagaatttaaagtacattaaaactttatcttgattatgatagacatccacttaataagatattcataacacccCATTGGATATCCaatataatacgcataatatgctgcctcattaaaaaccttatcaGAAAAACCCAATGGGATaaaacctcggttaagggaaaaagagtacaacgcgtatttactcctcctcatgaaaacatcacatactttctcatattctacgtattcaatcttgaatactagttttccaaatgactatttgaatatATTGTTaaacatttatatcaccattattttgaaaatcatgagtgagggaaagttctggggaaatatattttgatttcttcaaGAGTTTCAATAATAATCATAGAAAACTTTAATCAAGAACcttctataaaaacacaaataggcaTTTTGGATCAATTTGTAATCCTTCTTCAACtactcaaatttaccacatatgttcaaattatttcaattcatataaatgaacaatttctcgagaatttcaatatgcttctagcatcctaaatccttcaaggattttaatataaactttactatgtAGTGATTCATAAAATGTTGTAATaataaccattagacgcaagttaaatcttttatgaattgtcaatttaataatatatctaaaggttattgcatccatcacaaaaaaatattatatcttttcataatcaatgtcaggacttagcgaaaaacttgatatttttattttgcttttgcaAAAATACTTCAATTGCacctcactggctttatacctttaaatATTTGAACTATTGGTGaaaaaactccacgaatttaattgtacttgagttgtgtctttctattttgatcaatttattctatatctatatttctcaatagaatTATTCAAGAATCCTCCTTTtgtttcattatttcaataataatattgcatgcaaaatcattttcaaccactttttattatttggttctacattttctcgaattgacataacttatcaagatatcttattttcattgttttaatcttcagttttaggtacctgaatctcttctggagttttacttattagttatgtcttgggtctcttatggagcacccgcctccactatatgaccatctagaagaatttttatttttggaaccgatcaatctattatttattctaattgattttcctactgggactttgattcaaattaaaatattagatggtatataacacttggttattctcattaagtttgtaaatacatctaacagttaacttgtaacgagttatccttattgaacttctggttcaaattattctccccctaactcattataagttattatttctctccccctaatgtcgggaaaattatcgaatcaaaattgtaatcacaaatcatgtcataattaaatctcgaatacatttaaaacatctaataatatatattcccaacttttttttgaggattcactcatctttgagcgttgtggtggagcaattggaacatatacgcacatataaaaattcaaagatgagaaatatttaactcttgtgtaatgacccaaaattcacgggcatcgaaaaagtgCAATAtcaggcctccgtcttagtaaaccgaattagtaaatattattaaaaatatttatgatctAGTAGTGTGTCTAGCTAATTAGGTTTttattaggtgaatttagcttaatttagagtaattagtaaaaaaaagactaaattgaataaagggtaaaagtttaattatagattaaaataaaataaaggggatTAAATAGACAATTATGCCTATTTCATTAGGTGAGGCGGCAAATGGGaagaaaaatttaagaattttcttagattatatattatataattattgttatggttttatattaaattattattaaataaattaaaatagtgacaaatgtatggt
Protein-coding sequences here:
- the LOC107887536 gene encoding protein MAINTENANCE OF MERISTEMS-like, translated to MDLSYFFKKFTIQDGYRVLRLQCHFPKYDPDERIMPYLRLAGFRDVALIRRFDLRPNLLSALVERWCMETHTFIMPCGECTITLEDVATQLRLRVDGAVVTERSKVLEPSVVCHRLLGRSPSDGEQNFTCLTLTWLRANFKQLWSTATEQEVMYAARAYIIQLIGGVLMLNNTSNKVHLKYLPLSEDFSRAGSYSWGSAVLAALYHELCRATKHEVRNMAGCLGLLQSWALYRMPFLAAVRHQPYSWPLINR
- the LOC107887538 gene encoding uncharacterized protein produces the protein MNNEVFLVYVVFYGEILEGDIGCVFQGRQRVGLRFKKNVKLAEMKRKISAKIAICCGIAMSKLFYKFPISTDLFKFCAMQLLDDDDLGTMMEIWWSTGSENPQPVELFAELADLEPVENVSPISQHREFDFDLNVRWTDQLECGGTSQIPEIPNYSGSSYNNPTIGPRPQIHPKVIISTEANVREMTNTGEDSDQDVEDFSDLDVDEVPDDIDDEGPEEVEDVHGPSFRNPSRGIILRNEPGGDMLNVDPDVAHASEFPEYPDIVPAHRLASNSQLEELFVGQQFENKADCVFAIKQYSMKLSIDYKVAKSTPTLYVGECWRADDGCGWRVRAAFIQRTQQWQIRKLEGRHTCTVARMSQDHRKLDAKSICNCIMPLVKDNPIIPVSTLIADMQARFQYRVSYRKAWWAKQMAMQQLYGD